Genomic segment of Arctopsyche grandis isolate Sample6627 chromosome 3, ASM5162203v2, whole genome shotgun sequence:
acagacctttactcgtggccccaaatatcgccttctacaagcAATCATAGAGGGAAAATGGtagcttgggagaaagaagctctggTACTCAAAAAATTGTTTCGACTTGCTCACGATAGAGAgaaattcgcacgggccataaacgatgtctgcctaCGTTCGAATACGCATTCAGCATTAGAAGAAAAATACTAACCAacaattagttttaaaatatcCAAGATGTTGTTGacgataaatataaataaagaatacGTACAAATCGAGCGCGTTTGAAAAGGGACAAGTTTCCGAAACGAGGCCAGCGGGAAAGAGAGACTTTTGGAACCAGTTTATCAAGTCGCGATTCGAATGTTGGCAGCGATGACGGCGTAAACGTAAACGTAAACCCAAACCCAAACCTAAACAGTCGGTCGGTGACGGTGAAAGGTCGAGAGACGAGTGGAGTGATGTCGGACGTGGAGGATCAGGTGCGGCGCGCTTTGGCGGCCAACGCGGCCGAGGAGGGGCGAACTCCGCTGCTGTGCGACTTCAGCGTGGCCGAGCAGCAGGCCGCGGCCGAGGCGCAGGGCGCTCCGCCCCCCGGGGGCGCCGCGGCCAACGCCGGCCCGCCGAAGCTGCCCGACTCGCTCACGCTGGTGGTGGCCTGCGTGCTGCTCAACTCCGAAGACGAGGTGCTGATGGTGCAGGAGGCGAAGAGCGCGTGTGCCGGCAAGTGGTATCTGCCGGCGGGCCGGGCCAACCCTCACGAGACCCTCCACCAGGCCGCGGAGCGAGAGCTGCTGGAAGAGACGGGGCTCACGGCGCACCTGCACACTTTGCTCGCGGTGGAGAGTGCGGCCGGCCGCTGGTTCCGGTACGTGTTCACCGGGGAAGTGACCGGAGGAGAGCTGAAGACCCCGGCGCGGGCGGACGCCGAGTCGCTGCAGGCCAAGTGGGTGCCGCAGCCGGAGCAACTGCCGCTGCGGGCCAACGACCTGCTGCCGCTGGTGGAGAGGGCGCGCGCTCGCCGCTGCGCCCCCTCCTGGCACCCCGACCTGCTGCCGGCCGCTCGTCCGCACTCCCTCAACCTGCTCCGGATCGTCGGCCTCATCAAACGCCGCTCCACCAACCGGGTTCACCTCCTGCTGGCCGAGAAGACCACCCTCCACTTGCCCACCGTAGAGATTCACCCCACCCGCAACCTGCACTCCACCCTCAGGAAGTTCCTCGTGGAGATATTCGGCCCGGACCTGCCCCAACACCGGCCCCACGGCCTCCTCTCCGTGGAACACTCTGCGGGTGTGTCCGACGACGACGTCACCGACGGCTCTTGCCTCACCCTGCTGGTGGCTTTCCGGCCTCCGCTCGAAGAGGCTCCCATCATCGGCAAGTACGTCTGGCACGAAATAGACAAAGATCTGGGCGACCAACTCCTGGCTAGGGTGTCGTCTAAGAACGACACTCTGCTGCTGCACGTCGTGCGCTAGCCCCCGTTCACCCCGAATCATGGTGCCTTCGTGTAAAATCCCAATCGTGTTCAATATCGCTAAACTTTGCCAAATATTTGTCGAATGCGCTAAAATATGTACGATCGGTTTCCAAATATGTATGCTAAATCTgtgtcaaaataaattttttgcaCCGCTCGAGTCATTCATGCGGTGATGCAATTATAAAACTGGTTTTCGGTACGCCTTTCCACATGTTGGAAAGTATCATTTTCTAAAGCCATTATTATAGCTTAGTTTTactcaatattttataatcaacATAATACTCAAAATGGTGTCGGTAAAAGTACcttaatttttatgaaataatacTCTATTTAGtcgttttttattatgtttgctAACACTGCCATGAAAAATCATGCATTTCAAAATTGATCAATGTCaatatcatttaattatatggaATAATCCATACaataaatcatcaaaattaGACTAAAAGTCGCTAGTTTTACAATATATGATTATATGAAATGAGAGAAAaatgccttttaaatatatgtaacatacgCTTATACAAATACTTTATATGTCTAATGCCATCCAATATTCGTGCTAAGTAAATTTGCCGATAGTAATgcattgtttatatacatacagacTTAAATTTTATCATACGATTGCCTagttttatattcgataataattttgtgaaattttaaaaCTTGTTATGAATACACTGCAGATCTgcattgttttgaaaataactggcaaaaatatttattaagataagatattgtacataatttatcgAATTAATAGTCAGTGCAGAgtgtgagtacatacatacacggtatacatacatatgttatgtatgtacatatatgccctttttatttgtaagttaattttacaaaaactacaaattatataacgtttttattttattttaagatgaATCATTCCGTGAAgtcgaaaatgtatttttttaatatcaatattgttgtattgaacatacataatatgctgTTACCATTTATTCTATGACATTTATGTATTAGCCACatcaaaattttatgtatgtttaaacatattttttacagtATTATTTTTGTTGTGCTATAGTTCagtgttgtttattttatattatattaaaatatatattttttattattgagttttaaattatttttgtgttcaattttaaccttattcttaaatatttgatattttcaaataatatgaaTGTTACGTTATATAAATTACGATTTATACACTTTgtctgaaatat
This window contains:
- the LOC143909449 gene encoding 8-oxo-dGDP phosphatase NUDT18, whose protein sequence is MSDVEDQVRRALAANAAEEGRTPLLCDFSVAEQQAAAEAQGAPPPGGAAANAGPPKLPDSLTLVVACVLLNSEDEVLMVQEAKSACAGKWYLPAGRANPHETLHQAAERELLEETGLTAHLHTLLAVESAAGRWFRYVFTGEVTGGELKTPARADAESLQAKWVPQPEQLPLRANDLLPLVERARARRCAPSWHPDLLPAARPHSLNLLRIVGLIKRRSTNRVHLLLAEKTTLHLPTVEIHPTRNLHSTLRKFLVEIFGPDLPQHRPHGLLSVEHSAGVSDDDVTDGSCLTLLVAFRPPLEEAPIIGKYVWHEIDKDLGDQLLARVSSKNDTLLLHVVR